In the Bacteroidota bacterium genome, TATCAATATTTTGAACTAATCTTTTGAGCGAAACCGTATGGAATATATCTGTTTTTGAAAAATCAAATATCATAAATTCATTTCTTTAAATATCCAAAATTAGCTATTATTTTGATTTTAGTTGAATAAATAGGCTAAGTTTCATATTTTTGTAGAAAATGGAAAAACGATTTGGAATTTTAGAAATTATTAAGTTAATGAGATTCCAAATTTCCTGAGGATTAATGACTATTAAAATTTAAAAATAATGTACTTAACCAACGAATATTAAATTATGACATACAATATAAAAATATTAAATGACAGTACACCTCAAGCAAAAAGTTTACTTATGATGCTGAAATCTTTAGCAATAGATTATGATTTTTTGCAAATAGAACAGGAAGATGAGAATAATTTATCAACAGATTTAATGGAAGAATTAGATTATCGTTACGAACATTTTGTTACTCATGCGAATGAATACAAAGATTGGGATACAATAAAACATAAATATATGAAAAAATGAATATAAAAATATCTCCTTTTGCAGAGCAGGATTTAGAAAGATCAATAAAATGGTATAATTCTGAAAAAGATGAGCTCGGGAACGAATTTGCAAAAGAAATATCCCATATATTTGAACGTATTAGAACAAATTCGCTACAATTCCCAAAAGAATACAGAAAAATGCAAAAAGCAAAAACCAAAAAGTTTCCTTTCAATGTTTTTTTTGTAGTAAAAGAAAAAAGTGTTTATATTCTTGGAATTTTTCATTCAAGCAGAAATCCTAATATTATGAAAAGTCAGTACAAAAATACCAAATAATATAATCACATGTATAGATACTTCCATTGTAATATATTAATAGTTAGTACTAATTAAAAGTTAAATTATGAATAGACACTTAAATTTATACAACTTCTTCAACAATCACGAAAAAGAATATATAGAAGATAATCTTTCTCGAGCTTTTGCAATTAGCTTAAAATATGACAATCAATTTTTGGATAATGTTTTAAAGTATTTGCTTCCTGAATATATTTACTCAGATTTATTTAATACAGATCAACCCAATTATAAATTAGAAATTGATATTCAAAAAGATACAAACCAATTAGAAGGTTTTGACAACATTATAGCTATTGCTTGTAGCGGAACTGAAATAGTAGATTTCAATAAATATAATACACGAACAACAAACAACCCAATAACTGATGTTTGTATAGAAATAAATAATACTTGTTTAATATTTGAATTCAAACGCACAAACGAAGATCCTGCATCTCAATTAAAAGGTCAAGCTGAAAAAATTAAAGAACTATCAGAAAGTGATAATGAAATAGTTTATTTTGATTTTAATTGGAAGAAAATAATAAAATTATTATTAAATGTTTTATCCTTTCAAAAGCAAATTAATCAAGAAAATGCTTTTACAAAAGACTTTGTTGAATTTTTAGAAAATAAACATCCTTATTGGTTTCCCCACAGACTACTCAAGAATATTATCTATACTAGAAATGAAAACAATCCTAATTTTTATTATTTAGGACGTAGATTAAATGAAATAAAAGACCAAGTTTATGGTAGTGAGTTTACAAAAAGTATTGGAACAAAATATAATAGGTATATAATATCAAAAAATTTTGGTTGGGCAAATGAATTTCACATCGGATACACAGAACGTGAAAATCAAATAAATATTAGCGTATATCCTGGAGATACAAAATCACAAGGGTGGCACTTTTTTAAACCGAATAAACAAATATTTTTTCCTGAAAGAATTAATAAATATCCTACATATACAAAATATTATCTCAAATTTAGTCATTTTAATTCTGGTTTATTTTGGTTAATGCCTAATGAAAATGAAGTAAAAAGGACACATACTTATGATTTTTTTAAAAGGTTTGCAGGTCGTTGGAAAAAACACAAATGGGAAAAATTTAAACTTGAATTAGATATATATATTCCAAATTGGATAAATAATTGTGATTGGAATTCTCAATTCGAAAATACAAACAGGAGTTACTTTGATTTATCAATTGGAACCTATTTAGCTGTTTATATTCCTTATGATAAAGCCAAAGAAACAGATAATGATTTTTTACACAGCAATTTAGCGAATGAAATAAAAACAGTAATAGAAACAATTGAAAAAATAGTAAACAAATAACCAGGTGCTGAAATTTCCAGAAAATCCTATTTTCTAGTCGTTTAATATAATTTAAACTTTAATTACTTCTTGAAAGTTTGAAACTAGCATGTTTATTTTGAAGTATTTTTTATCCTATATATTTAATAAAAAAATAAGGTTAATAAGGTTGATTGTTCTTGTTGCATTAGTTTTCTACTTAGGTTAAAACTTTGAAAATACTTGTGCTGAACTTGTTGAAGTAAGGTTTTAAAACCTTATCATTTGGTTCAATCCTTAATAGAAATGAACAAGAAAACACTGTTTAAACCTTAATAATCTTATTAAATGTTGAATGAAATTACTCTTAATAAAAAACCATCAAAATTAACACCCCAGTTTGAAACTTTCTAAAAGTTTTATGAAATAAAATATGCAAAACAATTTTTTATCAAATGTAGCAACATTCATTTTTCAAAATCACAAAGAAAATCTGTCAGATTTGTACATTGTTTTTCCGAATAATCGTGCAAAATTATTTTTCCAAAAATATCTTTCAACTCTGAGCGATAAACCAATTTGGTCGCCAACAATTCTCAGTATTTCTGCACTTTTTCAGAAGTATTCAGAATATCAAATTTCCAATAATTTAGTGCTAATATTTGAGCTGTATAAAATATTTCAGCAAGAAAAAATTGCACAGGAGAAATTCGATGAGTTTTATTATTGGGGCGAAATGCTTCTAAAAGATTTTGATGATATTGATAAAAATTTGGTCGATGCAAAAAATCTATTTCAAGATTTATCATCAATCAAAGATATTGAAAATAGATTTTATTATTTGTCTGAAGAACAAATACTTGCTATTAAACAATTTTGGAGCAGTTTCAAGCCTCCGAAAATATCTGATCATCAGGCAGATTTTATTGAAATTTGGCATGTTCTCTACGATGTATATTCAAAATTTAAGAAGCATTTGCAAACCAAATCTTTGGCATACGAAGGAATGCTTTATAAAAATACTGCCGAAAAAATTATTGATGGGAACCAATTAGAAATTGAATTTGATAAGGTGATTTTTGTTGGTTTTAATGCAATAAATCCTTGCGAAGAAATTCTTTTTAATCATTTGAAAAAACGTCAAATAGCTGAGTTTTATTGGGACTTCGATTCCTATTATGTGAACGATAAAAAACAAGAAGCCGGAATTTTTATTAGAAAAAACTTGAAACAATTTCCACCGCCCAAAGAATTTGTGGAAAAGCATGATGATAAAAACTCTCAGGCTTTATTTAATTCTTTTGGCCATGAAAAACATATTGAATTTATCAGTTCGCCTTCCGATTTTACTCAAGCCAAAATTGCTCATAAAATATTAGATAAAAACTTTACAGAGTCAGATTTTTTTGACACAAAAACCGCTCTGGTTCTTGCCGATGAAAATTTGTTGCAGCCTGTGCTGAATTCAATTCCCGAGCATATTTC is a window encoding:
- a CDS encoding type II toxin-antitoxin system RelE/ParE family toxin, whose amino-acid sequence is MNIKISPFAEQDLERSIKWYNSEKDELGNEFAKEISHIFERIRTNSLQFPKEYRKMQKAKTKKFPFNVFFVVKEKSVYILGIFHSSRNPNIMKSQYKNTK